Proteins co-encoded in one Arachis hypogaea cultivar Tifrunner chromosome 11, arahy.Tifrunner.gnm2.J5K5, whole genome shotgun sequence genomic window:
- the LOC112722303 gene encoding M phase phosphoprotein 10 isoform X1, giving the protein MADSKDAGEEALRRLIATFQPSFLAPNPALSETSRAASRHLFSALRPFCPKSPLDQLLIDGFDAEQIWQQIDLQSQPLLSSLRRQVKHFAKNPEEISKLKVVPLGKKVEKEQREDWVEESDGFDEELEDDEEGEGKGGEEGMDIEDEDEEQGRESDNEEESEGEDEEEKGEDGEAGDGGIEDKFLKIDELAKYLEKEEENFEKAEEDTRGKKGADDEENTEDDDDDDEEEEEEEEESDEDAEFGFGGEDAAGDMENARYEDFFGDKGKYSKKMKAQLHQESEGSDEEDDDMKFKKQNKGTASTHQKQLEKIHSKIEEMEKANLEPKTWTMQGEVTAAKRPKNSALEVDLDFEHNVRPAPVITEEVTASIEDMIKKRITEGNFNDVQKAPKLPSKVPREVKELDDNKSKKGLAEIYEQEYVEKEDPTSAPLSFRDEQKQQASVLFKKLGLKLDALAHFSFAPKPVIEDMSVQINVPALAMEEIAPVAVSDAAMLAPEEVFEGKGDIKEETELTKEERKRRRANKKRRFKAAAVKRMGKKVQEGALPNQMNG; this is encoded by the exons ATGGCAGACTCAAAAGACGCCGGCGAAGAAGCCCTACGGCGTCTTATAGCAACATTCCAACCTTCATTCCTTGCACCCAATCCCGCCCTCTCGGAAACTTCTCGTGCGGCGTCGCGCCATCTCTTCTCCGCCCTCAGACCTTTCTGTCCGAAATCGCCGCTCGATCAGCTCCTCATCGATGGTTTCGACGCCGAGCAGATATGGCAGCAGATCGATCTCCAATCGCAGCCTCTTCTGTCCTCCCTCCGCCGCCAGGTGAAGCACTTTGCCAAAAATCCTGAGGAGATTTCGAAGCTGAAGGTGGTTCCTTTGGGGAAGAAAGTGGAGAAGGAGCAACGAGAGGATTGGGTGGAGGAAAGCGACGGTTTTGATGAGGAATTGGAGGATGATGAAGAAGGTGAGGGGAAGGGAGGAGAAGAGGGGATGGATATCGAGGATGAAGACGAAGAGCAGGGTCGAGAGAGTGACAATGAAGAAGAGAGCGAGGGggaggatgaggaggagaaaggtGAAGATGGTGAAGCTGGTGATGGTGGAATTGAGGATAAGTTCTTGAAGATAGATGAATTGGCTAAGTACctagagaaggaggaggagaattTTGAGAAAGCCGAGGAAGACACGAGAGGTAAGAAGGGTGCTGATGATGAGGAAAAcactgaagatgatgatgatgatgatgaggaggaggaggaggaggaggaggaaagtGATGAG GATGCTGAGTTTGGATTTGGCGGCGAAGATGCAGCAGGGGACATGgaaaatgcaag GTATGAAGACTTCTTTGGAGATAAGGGAAAATACTCAAAAAAAATGAAAGCTCAATTGCATCAGGAATCTGAAGGTTCCGATGAGGAAGATGATGATATGAAATTTAAGAAACAA AATAAAGGAACTGCTTCTACTCATCAAAAGCAACTGGAGAAAATTCATTCGaagatagaggagatggagaaaGCTAACTTAGAGCCGAAAACCTGGACTATGCAGGGTGAA GTAACTGCTGCAAAGAGACCCAAGAATAGTGCATTGGAGGTTGATCTAGACTTTGAGCATAATGTCAGACCTGCTCCTGTAATCACTGAGGAGGTTACAGCTTCAATTGAGGATATGATCAAGAAAAGGATCACTGAG GGGAATTTTAATGATGTCCAAAAAGCTCCTAAATTGCCATCTAAAGTGCCACGGGAAGTTAAAGAATTG GATGACAATAAAAGCAAGAAGGGTCTTGCAGAAATTTATGAG CAAGAGTATGTTGAGAAGGAGGACCCCACTTCTGCACCATTGTCATTCAGAGATGAACAGAAGCAACAG GCAAGCGTATTATTCAAGAAACTTGGACTGAAATTGGACGCCCTTGCTCATTTCAGTTTTGCTCCAAAACCG GTTATAGAGGACATGTCTGTTCAAATTAATGTGCCTGCTCTGGCAATGGAAGAA ATTGCACCTGTGGCTGTCTCAGATGCAGCTATGCTGGCTCCGGAGGAGGTGTTCGAAGGCAAAGGTGATATTAAGGAAGAAACAGAGCTTACCAaggaagagaggaagagaaggagagctaataagaaaagaagatttaaAG CTGCAGCAGTAAAAAGAATGGGAAAGAAAGTGCAAGAGGGTGCATTACCTAACCAAATGAATG GCTAA
- the LOC112722303 gene encoding M phase phosphoprotein 10 isoform X2, which yields MADSKDAGEEALRRLIATFQPSFLAPNPALSETSRAASRHLFSALRPFCPKSPLDQLLIDGFDAEQIWQQIDLQSQPLLSSLRRQVKHFAKNPEEISKLKVVPLGKKVEKEQREDWVEESDGFDEELEDDEEGEGKGGEEGMDIEDEDEEQGRESDNEEESEGEDEEEKGEDGEAGDGGIEDKFLKIDELAKYLEKEEENFEKAEEDTRGKKGADDEENTEDDDDDDEEEEEEEEESDEDAEFGFGGEDAAGDMENARYEDFFGDKGKYSKKMKAQLHQESEGSDEEDDDMKFKKQNKGTASTHQKQLEKIHSKIEEMEKANLEPKTWTMQGEVTAAKRPKNSALEVDLDFEHNVRPAPVITEEVTASIEDMIKKRITEGNFNDVQKAPKLPSKVPREVKELDDNKSKKGLAEIYEQEYVEKEDPTSAPLSFRDEQKQQASVLFKKLGLKLDALAHFSFAPKPVIEDMSVQINVPALAMEEIAPVAVSDAAMLAPEEVFEGKGDIKEETELTKEERKRRRANKKRRFKAVKRMGKKVQEGALPNQMNG from the exons ATGGCAGACTCAAAAGACGCCGGCGAAGAAGCCCTACGGCGTCTTATAGCAACATTCCAACCTTCATTCCTTGCACCCAATCCCGCCCTCTCGGAAACTTCTCGTGCGGCGTCGCGCCATCTCTTCTCCGCCCTCAGACCTTTCTGTCCGAAATCGCCGCTCGATCAGCTCCTCATCGATGGTTTCGACGCCGAGCAGATATGGCAGCAGATCGATCTCCAATCGCAGCCTCTTCTGTCCTCCCTCCGCCGCCAGGTGAAGCACTTTGCCAAAAATCCTGAGGAGATTTCGAAGCTGAAGGTGGTTCCTTTGGGGAAGAAAGTGGAGAAGGAGCAACGAGAGGATTGGGTGGAGGAAAGCGACGGTTTTGATGAGGAATTGGAGGATGATGAAGAAGGTGAGGGGAAGGGAGGAGAAGAGGGGATGGATATCGAGGATGAAGACGAAGAGCAGGGTCGAGAGAGTGACAATGAAGAAGAGAGCGAGGGggaggatgaggaggagaaaggtGAAGATGGTGAAGCTGGTGATGGTGGAATTGAGGATAAGTTCTTGAAGATAGATGAATTGGCTAAGTACctagagaaggaggaggagaattTTGAGAAAGCCGAGGAAGACACGAGAGGTAAGAAGGGTGCTGATGATGAGGAAAAcactgaagatgatgatgatgatgatgaggaggaggaggaggaggaggaggaaagtGATGAG GATGCTGAGTTTGGATTTGGCGGCGAAGATGCAGCAGGGGACATGgaaaatgcaag GTATGAAGACTTCTTTGGAGATAAGGGAAAATACTCAAAAAAAATGAAAGCTCAATTGCATCAGGAATCTGAAGGTTCCGATGAGGAAGATGATGATATGAAATTTAAGAAACAA AATAAAGGAACTGCTTCTACTCATCAAAAGCAACTGGAGAAAATTCATTCGaagatagaggagatggagaaaGCTAACTTAGAGCCGAAAACCTGGACTATGCAGGGTGAA GTAACTGCTGCAAAGAGACCCAAGAATAGTGCATTGGAGGTTGATCTAGACTTTGAGCATAATGTCAGACCTGCTCCTGTAATCACTGAGGAGGTTACAGCTTCAATTGAGGATATGATCAAGAAAAGGATCACTGAG GGGAATTTTAATGATGTCCAAAAAGCTCCTAAATTGCCATCTAAAGTGCCACGGGAAGTTAAAGAATTG GATGACAATAAAAGCAAGAAGGGTCTTGCAGAAATTTATGAG CAAGAGTATGTTGAGAAGGAGGACCCCACTTCTGCACCATTGTCATTCAGAGATGAACAGAAGCAACAG GCAAGCGTATTATTCAAGAAACTTGGACTGAAATTGGACGCCCTTGCTCATTTCAGTTTTGCTCCAAAACCG GTTATAGAGGACATGTCTGTTCAAATTAATGTGCCTGCTCTGGCAATGGAAGAA ATTGCACCTGTGGCTGTCTCAGATGCAGCTATGCTGGCTCCGGAGGAGGTGTTCGAAGGCAAAGGTGATATTAAGGAAGAAACAGAGCTTACCAaggaagagaggaagagaaggagagctaataagaaaagaagatttaaAG CAGTAAAAAGAATGGGAAAGAAAGTGCAAGAGGGTGCATTACCTAACCAAATGAATG GCTAA